From Polyangium spumosum, a single genomic window includes:
- a CDS encoding polyprenyl synthetase family protein, translating into MSIATYPIQRVPHHDVVGTLERGCQEHGLDPLANKLAELRLFLAHDLDEVDRAIASVGLGAEDAAGDPKPRTSTGLEGQTPAQESARHLLSQDGKRLRPIVVALAAHVGRGFSEAARTYAVAVELVHNATLLHDDVVDLGARRRGADAARVIYGNAASIFGGDWLLVEALCRIQRVGNAEVLARMLEVVKEMVIAESMQLARRGKLDTSVSDYFHIVDGKTASLFRWAMFAGARAGGVSDEGCEALVDYGKKLGVAFQLVDDVLDVAGDPEATGKTLLADLGEGKMTYPLLCALERCPELVPLLEAVCAGEEVGPEVGGRVASLLRSSGVVDECLALARRLCEEAIAGLSIIPDGVAKSALVTVARATPERRR; encoded by the coding sequence ATGTCGATCGCAACGTATCCCATCCAGCGCGTCCCTCACCACGACGTCGTCGGAACCCTCGAGCGCGGCTGCCAGGAGCACGGCCTCGATCCGCTCGCAAACAAACTCGCGGAGCTCCGCCTCTTCCTCGCCCACGATCTCGACGAGGTCGATCGCGCGATCGCGAGCGTGGGTCTCGGGGCGGAGGACGCCGCAGGCGATCCGAAGCCCCGAACGTCGACCGGGCTGGAAGGACAAACGCCCGCCCAGGAGAGCGCGCGGCACCTGCTCTCGCAGGACGGCAAGCGCCTGCGGCCCATCGTCGTCGCGCTCGCGGCGCACGTGGGCCGGGGCTTCAGCGAGGCGGCGCGCACCTACGCCGTGGCGGTCGAGCTCGTGCACAACGCGACGCTCCTGCACGACGACGTCGTCGACCTCGGCGCGCGTCGGCGCGGCGCCGACGCGGCGCGCGTCATCTACGGCAACGCCGCGAGCATCTTCGGCGGCGACTGGCTGCTCGTCGAGGCCCTCTGCCGCATCCAGCGCGTGGGCAACGCCGAGGTCCTCGCGCGCATGCTCGAGGTCGTGAAGGAGATGGTCATCGCCGAGTCGATGCAGCTCGCGCGCCGCGGCAAGCTCGACACGAGCGTGAGCGACTACTTCCACATCGTCGACGGCAAGACGGCCTCGCTCTTCCGCTGGGCGATGTTCGCCGGTGCGCGCGCGGGCGGCGTGAGCGACGAGGGCTGCGAGGCGCTCGTCGACTACGGCAAGAAGCTCGGCGTCGCCTTCCAGCTCGTCGACGACGTCCTCGACGTCGCGGGTGATCCCGAGGCCACGGGCAAGACGCTGCTCGCGGATCTCGGCGAGGGGAAGATGACCTACCCCTTGCTCTGCGCGCTCGAGCGTTGCCCGGAGCTCGTACCGCTGCTCGAGGCGGTGTGCGCGGGCGAGGAGGTCGGGCCCGAGGTGGGCGGGCGCGTGGCCTCGCTCCTGCGCTCGTCGGGCGTGGTCGACGAGTGCCTCGCGCTCGCGCGGAGGCTCTGTGAAGAGGCCATCGCGGGGCTCTCGATCATCCCGGATGGAGTCGCCAAGAGTGCCCTCGTGACCGTCGCGCGCGCGACGCCCGAGCGCAGGAGGTAA
- the aroF gene encoding 3-deoxy-7-phosphoheptulonate synthase — MIVSLKSGADAANVLSELTGRGLWVSRVERSTSGGAVHYVIAPFSQPADPEDLARIDGVAEVTTPKPAHPMVTAQGPVVEVSGLEVGTDKPIFMCGPCSLESEAQVRETAEVLSSLGVSFIRGGAFKPRTSPYAFQGHGDVALEWVRRAADATGMRVVTEALGEGHVPAVAAYADLVQIGSRNMQNFSLLKAIGKTEKPVLLKRGMAATIEEWLLAGEYLLAHGAKGVIFCERGIRGFDDSTRNLLDIGAVALLRYVHRLPVIVDPSHGLGRRDLVAPLGRAALSAGAAGLMIETHPDPRTALSDGPQAVPLGELGALLGRLVSAEEAR; from the coding sequence ATGATCGTGTCCTTGAAGAGCGGCGCCGACGCGGCGAACGTGCTCAGCGAGCTCACGGGGCGGGGTCTCTGGGTGTCGCGCGTCGAGCGCAGCACCTCGGGCGGCGCGGTGCACTACGTCATCGCTCCGTTTTCCCAGCCGGCGGATCCCGAGGATCTCGCCCGGATCGACGGCGTCGCCGAGGTGACGACGCCGAAGCCCGCGCACCCGATGGTCACGGCGCAGGGCCCGGTCGTCGAGGTGAGCGGCCTCGAGGTCGGCACGGACAAACCCATCTTCATGTGTGGGCCGTGCAGCCTCGAGTCGGAGGCGCAGGTGCGCGAGACGGCCGAGGTGCTCTCGTCGCTCGGCGTCTCGTTCATCCGCGGCGGCGCGTTCAAGCCGAGGACGAGCCCGTACGCGTTCCAGGGGCACGGCGACGTCGCGCTCGAGTGGGTGCGGCGCGCGGCCGACGCGACCGGGATGCGGGTCGTGACCGAGGCGCTCGGCGAGGGGCACGTCCCCGCGGTCGCTGCGTACGCGGATCTCGTGCAGATCGGCTCGCGCAACATGCAGAACTTCTCGCTGCTCAAGGCGATCGGCAAGACCGAGAAGCCCGTGCTCTTGAAGCGGGGCATGGCCGCGACGATCGAGGAGTGGCTGCTCGCGGGCGAGTACCTGCTCGCGCACGGCGCGAAGGGCGTGATCTTCTGCGAGCGCGGCATCCGCGGCTTCGACGACTCGACGCGGAACTTGCTCGACATCGGCGCCGTGGCGCTGCTCCGGTACGTGCATCGGCTGCCGGTGATCGTGGATCCTTCGCACGGCCTCGGACGGCGGGATCTGGTCGCGCCGCTCGGCCGCGCGGCGCTCTCGGCGGGCGCGGCGGGCCTCATGATCGAGACGCACCCGGATCCGAGGACGGCGCTCTCGGACGGCCCGCAGGCGGTGCCGCTCGGCGAGCTCGGCGCGCTGCTCGGCCGGCTCGTCTCGGCGGAGGAGGCCCGATGA
- a CDS encoding hydroxymethylglutaryl-CoA reductase, degradative yields MKRAITSRISKFYERSPEARLVVLREMGAVDDVSFAHLARGGVLDVTVADHMSENVIATHALPLGVGLNFVIDGRDVLVPMAVEEPSVIAAASNAARMVRASGGFFGEADPPIMTAQIQLDDVPEPRAACERILEAKARLSALGDTSIPRMVARGGGVRDLDVRVLDEALGVIVVHVHVDVGDCMGANTVDTVAEAMAPAVHAIAGGTMGLRILTNLPLRRLVRVRAEVRDEDVGGAELAGGIARASRFAELDVFRAVTHNKGFMNGVDAAALALGQDFRAIEAGAHAFAAHGGRYRPLSTWKRKPGGLVGEAELPLAVGTAGGLSSAHPGVRAALDMLGASTAGELAVALASVGLASNLAALRALAGEGIQRGHMRLHERKQNVQATDPPPVLSGPRSEVGR; encoded by the coding sequence ATGAAGCGCGCGATTACGAGCCGCATCAGCAAGTTCTACGAGCGCTCGCCCGAGGCGCGCCTCGTCGTGCTGCGCGAGATGGGCGCCGTCGACGACGTCTCTTTCGCGCACCTCGCGCGGGGCGGGGTCCTCGACGTCACGGTCGCCGATCACATGAGCGAGAACGTGATCGCGACGCACGCGCTCCCGCTCGGCGTGGGCCTGAATTTCGTGATCGACGGGCGCGACGTCCTCGTGCCCATGGCCGTCGAGGAGCCGAGCGTCATCGCCGCGGCGTCGAACGCGGCGCGTATGGTGCGGGCTTCGGGCGGGTTCTTCGGCGAGGCGGATCCGCCGATCATGACGGCCCAGATCCAGCTCGACGACGTGCCCGAGCCGCGCGCCGCGTGCGAGCGGATCCTCGAGGCGAAGGCGCGGCTCTCGGCGCTCGGTGATACGTCGATCCCGCGCATGGTGGCCCGCGGCGGCGGCGTGCGTGATCTCGACGTGCGCGTGCTCGACGAGGCGCTCGGCGTGATCGTGGTGCACGTGCACGTCGACGTGGGCGACTGCATGGGCGCGAACACGGTCGACACGGTCGCGGAGGCCATGGCGCCCGCCGTGCACGCGATCGCGGGCGGGACGATGGGGCTCCGGATCCTCACGAACTTGCCGCTCCGGCGCCTCGTGCGGGTGCGCGCGGAGGTGCGTGACGAGGACGTGGGCGGCGCGGAGCTCGCGGGCGGCATCGCGCGCGCGAGCCGCTTCGCCGAGCTCGATGTGTTCCGCGCCGTCACCCACAACAAGGGCTTCATGAACGGCGTCGACGCGGCCGCCCTCGCGCTCGGGCAGGATTTCCGCGCGATCGAGGCCGGCGCGCACGCGTTCGCCGCGCACGGCGGGCGCTACCGGCCGCTCAGCACGTGGAAACGCAAGCCCGGCGGGCTCGTCGGCGAGGCGGAGCTGCCGCTCGCGGTGGGCACGGCCGGAGGTCTGTCGAGCGCGCATCCCGGCGTGCGCGCCGCGCTCGACATGCTCGGCGCATCGACTGCGGGTGAGCTCGCCGTGGCGCTCGCCTCGGTCGGGCTCGCGTCGAACCTCGCGGCGCTGCGCGCGCTCGCGGGGGAGGGCATCCAGCGAGGTCACATGCGCCTGCATGAGCGCAAGCAGAACGTGCAGGCGACCGATCCGCCGCCCGTCTTGAGCGGGCCACGAAGCGAGGTGGGACGATGA
- the ubiE gene encoding bifunctional demethylmenaquinone methyltransferase/2-methoxy-6-polyprenyl-1,4-benzoquinol methylase UbiE, which produces MSHEATKAPRAGSGEMFDAIAARYDILNRILSLGMDQGWRRRAVQALALRRSARALDLATGTADLAMTIARWYPDATVIGLDPSSGMLAEGAHKLAAAGLEDRVTLRIGDAQALPFEDASVDGVAIAFGIRNVPDRARALREMARVTRPGGRVVILELSEPRAGLMGLLARTYVHEIVPRIGAALSGAKEYRYLQRSIEAFPSPEVFTRMMGEAGLSVVEASPLTFGVAHLFVGTPLEERARREEA; this is translated from the coding sequence ATGAGCCACGAGGCGACCAAGGCTCCACGCGCGGGCAGCGGCGAGATGTTCGACGCCATCGCCGCTCGTTACGACATCTTGAACAGGATCCTCTCGCTCGGCATGGATCAGGGGTGGCGGCGCCGCGCGGTCCAGGCGCTCGCGCTTCGCCGGAGCGCGCGCGCGCTCGATCTCGCGACGGGGACCGCGGACCTCGCGATGACCATCGCCCGGTGGTACCCCGACGCCACGGTGATCGGCCTCGATCCGTCGAGCGGCATGCTCGCCGAAGGCGCGCACAAGCTCGCGGCGGCCGGGCTTGAGGATCGTGTCACGTTGCGCATCGGCGACGCGCAGGCCTTGCCGTTCGAGGACGCGAGCGTCGACGGCGTGGCCATCGCGTTCGGGATCCGCAACGTCCCCGATCGTGCCAGGGCGCTCCGCGAGATGGCGCGCGTCACGCGGCCGGGCGGGCGCGTCGTGATCCTCGAGCTCTCCGAGCCACGCGCCGGCTTGATGGGCCTGCTCGCGCGCACGTACGTCCACGAGATCGTCCCGCGTATCGGCGCGGCGCTCTCCGGCGCGAAGGAGTACCGCTACCTCCAGCGCTCGATCGAGGCCTTCCCGTCGCCCGAGGTTTTCACCCGGATGATGGGGGAGGCGGGGTTGTCCGTGGTCGAAGCTTCGCCGCTCACGTTCGGCGTCGCCCACCTCTTCGTGGGCACCCCGCTCGAGGAAAGGGCGCGGCGGGAGGAGGCGTAA
- a CDS encoding isochorismate synthase produces MSSGLGTDLLARLARATSRGAGSAGEIVAVVAPAPVVPAARLVAASASALPIVLFQAPRREGEEPLEVAGFGEAARVEGSGPGCLPSVTGAARRIFASLREERDADAGGAPGPRFVGGLSFQTESPRKEPWSAFADASFTLPRWLYVARAGEAWLWLLVHTGDLAPERSTIEAELVSIEAALGAATRPSSPLPPRGAGEGARIEGTSREAFCSLVREALAAIRARELDKVVPVAARRLSPARPLDARAAIARIAEAYAETTRFAVQRGDRVFLGASPERLVSRHGRVVSTDGLAGTTRRGEDDAALVRALLASPKERREHALVVEAIASALGPRCASLDVPEGPTIRSLPNVHHLWTPIRGALRDDTHVLSLVEALHPTPAVSGAPRERAKAWIAAHEPHARGWYTGAVGWFDAAGDGDFVVAIRAGLVSPDEAWLYAGAGIVEGSDPPAEYAEIRAKQAPMLAALGFGDIAADPDLQASNGLP; encoded by the coding sequence GTGTCTTCGGGCCTCGGGACAGACCTCCTCGCGCGGCTCGCGCGAGCCACGAGCAGAGGTGCGGGATCGGCCGGGGAGATCGTGGCCGTCGTGGCCCCTGCGCCCGTCGTGCCCGCGGCCCGGCTCGTCGCCGCCAGCGCGTCCGCCCTGCCGATCGTGCTCTTCCAGGCGCCGCGACGCGAGGGGGAAGAGCCGCTCGAGGTCGCGGGCTTCGGCGAGGCCGCTCGTGTCGAGGGGAGCGGACCCGGGTGCCTGCCCTCGGTCACGGGCGCGGCGCGGCGGATCTTCGCGTCGCTGCGCGAGGAGCGCGACGCGGACGCGGGCGGCGCGCCGGGGCCGCGGTTTGTCGGGGGTTTGTCCTTCCAGACCGAATCGCCCCGCAAGGAGCCGTGGTCTGCCTTCGCGGATGCGAGCTTCACCTTGCCGCGGTGGCTCTACGTCGCCCGCGCGGGCGAGGCGTGGCTCTGGCTGCTCGTGCACACCGGGGATCTCGCGCCCGAGCGTTCGACGATCGAAGCCGAGCTCGTGTCGATCGAGGCTGCGCTCGGCGCTGCGACGCGGCCCTCGTCGCCCTTGCCTCCACGCGGGGCAGGGGAGGGCGCGCGGATCGAAGGCACGAGCCGCGAGGCCTTCTGTTCGCTCGTGCGGGAGGCGCTCGCGGCCATCCGCGCGCGCGAGCTCGACAAGGTCGTCCCCGTCGCTGCGCGCCGCCTCAGCCCGGCGCGCCCGCTCGACGCGCGCGCGGCGATCGCGCGGATCGCCGAGGCGTACGCCGAGACCACGCGGTTCGCCGTGCAGCGCGGGGATCGGGTCTTCCTCGGCGCCTCGCCGGAGCGGCTCGTCTCGCGCCACGGCCGCGTCGTCAGCACGGACGGGCTCGCTGGCACCACGCGACGTGGTGAAGACGATGCCGCCCTCGTGCGCGCGCTCCTCGCGAGCCCCAAGGAGCGGCGCGAGCATGCGCTCGTCGTCGAGGCCATCGCGTCCGCCCTCGGCCCTCGTTGCGCCTCCCTCGACGTCCCCGAGGGGCCCACGATCCGCAGCTTGCCCAACGTGCACCACCTGTGGACGCCCATCCGCGGCGCCTTGCGGGACGACACGCACGTGCTCTCGCTCGTCGAGGCCCTGCACCCGACGCCGGCCGTCTCCGGCGCGCCGCGGGAGCGCGCGAAGGCGTGGATCGCCGCGCACGAGCCTCACGCGCGTGGCTGGTACACCGGCGCCGTGGGTTGGTTCGACGCCGCGGGCGACGGCGACTTCGTGGTCGCCATCCGCGCGGGGCTCGTCTCGCCGGACGAGGCCTGGCTCTACGCGGGCGCCGGGATCGTCGAGGGATCGGATCCTCCGGCCGAGTACGCCGAGATCCGCGCGAAGCAGGCGCCGATGCTCGCGGCCCTGGGGTTCGGAGACATCGCCGCCGATCCCGACCTCCAGGCGTCGAACGGCCTCCCATGA